The following are encoded together in the Cicer arietinum cultivar CDC Frontier isolate Library 1 chromosome 2, Cicar.CDCFrontier_v2.0, whole genome shotgun sequence genome:
- the LOC101492932 gene encoding xyloglucan endotransglucosylase/hydrolase protein A, whose protein sequence is MYSSLLTCFILLSIAYASFAANPRTPIDVPFGRNYVPTWAYDHIKYLNAGSEIQLYLDKYTGTGFQSKGSYLFGHFSMYIKMVSGDSAGTVTAFYLSSQTTEHDEIDFEFLGNRTGQPYILQTNVFTGGKGDREQRIYLWFDPTKEYHRYSVLWNMFQIVFFVDDVPIRVFKNNNDLGVKFPFNQPMKIYNSLWNADDWATRGGLEKTDWSKAPFIATYKGFHIDGCEASVNAKFCDTQGKRWWDQPEFHDLDNFQWQRLKWVRQKYTIYNYCNDHKRYSQTPQECIRDKDI, encoded by the exons ATGTATTCTTCTTTGTTGACTTGTTTCATTTTGTTGTCAATTGCATATGCTTCCTTTGCTGCCAACCCAAGGACTCCAATTGATGTGCCATTTGGCCGTAACTATGTTCCTACTTGGGCCTATGATCATATCAAATACTTAAATGCTGGTTCTGAGATTCAGCTTTATCTTGATAAATACACtg GTACTGGCTTCCAATCCAAAGGGTCTTATTTGTTTGGTCACTTTAGTATGTACATAAAAATGGTTTCTGGTGATTCAGCTGGCACAGTCACTGCTTTCTAt TTATCTTCACAAACTACAGAACATGATGAGATAGATTTTGAGTTCTTGGGGAACAGAACAGGCCAACCATACATTCTACAAACAAATGTTTTCACAGGAGGCAAAGGTGATAGAGAACAGAGAATCTATCTTTGGTTTGATCCTACAAAAGAATATCACAGATATTCTGTGTTGTGGAACATGTTTCAGATTGT CTTCTTTGTAGATGATGTTCCAATAAGGGtattcaaaaacaacaatgaCTTAGGAGTGAAATTTCCATTTAACCAACCAATGAAAATATACAATAGTTTATGGAATGCTGATGATTGGGCCACAAGGGGTGGTTTAGAGAAAACAGATTGGTCCAAAGCACCTTTCATAGCCACTTACAAAGGTTTCCACATTGATGGATGTGAAGCCTCTGTTAATGCAAAATTTTGTGACACACAAGGTAAAAGGTGGTGGGATCAACCTGAATTTCATGACCTTGATAATTTTCAATGGCAAAGGCTTAAATGGGTTCGtcaaaaatatacaatttataattattgcaATGATCACAAACGTTATTCTCAAACTCCTCAAGAGTGTATAAGAGATAAAGATATTTAA
- the LOC101494855 gene encoding LOW QUALITY PROTEIN: DEAD-box ATP-dependent RNA helicase 41 (The sequence of the model RefSeq protein was modified relative to this genomic sequence to represent the inferred CDS: substituted 2 bases at 2 genomic stop codons) gives MADSNFINDDPSNIPSDATNDAGNDVKLSSKDQREALPGEPKCIVCGRYGEYICDETDDDVCSLECKQSVLCRISKSSSCIGGLPAPKKLPAADECFYVRDSDYKXGXXXSDYKSXMPSLVDDQAELLRKKLDIHVKGVVMAPVLSFTSCSLPEKLLHNIEAAGYEMPTPVQMQAIPAALMGKNMLVLADTGSGKSASFLIPIVSRCATHRFTYVSDKKKPLAMVLTPTRELCIQVEEHAKLLGKGLPFKTALVVGGDAMARQLYRIQQGVELIVGTPGRLVDLLMKHEIDLDDITTFVVDEVDCMLQRGFREQVLQIFTALSQPQVLMYSATMSDGLEKMANSLAKDMAVITVGEPNKPNKAVKQLAIWVESKQKKQKLFDILTSQKHFKPPVVIYVGSRLGADLLANAITVVTGVNAVSIHGEKSMTERREIMQSFMVGEFPVVVATGVLGRGVDLLGVRQVIVFDMPNSIKEYVHQIGRASRMGEEGQAIVFVNDENKNVFAELVDVLRSGQAAVPRELINSQHTTRFFSGGNGSKKRKHR, from the exons ATGGCTGATTCTAACTTCATCAACGATGATCCATCAAACATTCCATCCGATGCAACTAATG ATGCAGGGAATGATGTCAAATTGAGTTCTAAGGATCAGAGAGAGGCTCTGCCAGGAGAGCCCAAGTGTATTGTATGTGGCCGGTATGGTGAGTATATATGCGATGAAACTGATGACGATGTTTGCAGTTTGGAATGTAAACAATCAGTACTATGTCGAATTTCTAAATCCTCATCTTGTATTGGAGGTCTTCCAGCACCTAAAAAGCTACCTGCAGCTGATGAGTGCTTTTATGTTAGAGATTCTGATTACAAATAAGGNNNNNNNNNNTCTGATTACAAATCATGAATGCCGTCTTTAGTTGATGATCAAGCTGAATTGCTTCGAAAGAAACTTGACATTCATGTGAAGGGAGTTGTAATGGCACCGGTTTTGTCATTCACTTCCTGTAGCCTCCCTGAAAAACTCCTGCACAACATAGAAGCAGCAGGATATGAGATGCCTACACCTGTCCAAATGCAAGCAATCCCTGCTGCTTTGATGGGAAAGAACATGCTTGTTTTGGCCGATACAGGATCTGGAAAGTCTGCTTCATTTCTAATTCCAATAGTTTCTCGTTGTGCAACTCATCGTTTCACTTATGTTTCAGATAAGAAAAAGCCTTTAGCTATGGTGTTAACGCCTACGAGAGAGCTTTGTATACAGGTTGAAGAGCATGCAAAATTGCTTGGAAAAGGATTGCCATTTAAAACTGCACTAGTGGTTGGTGGTGATGCCATGGCTAGGCAACTCTATCGTATTCAACAAGGAGTGGAATTGATTGTGGGAACACCAGGAAGGCTTGTTGATCTTTTAATGAAGCATGAGATTGATTTAGATGACATAACCACATTTGTTGTCGATGAGGTGGATTGCATGCTGCAACGGGGTTTTCGAGAACAAGTCTTGCAGATATTTACGGCTTTGTCACAACCTCAGGTTTTAATGTATTCTGCAACAATGTCTGATGGTTTAGAGAAGATGGCAAACTCTCTGGCAAAAGATATGGCGGTTATAACCGTCGGGGAACCTAACAAACCAAATAAGGCTGTGAAGCAGCTAGCTATTTGGGTTGAGTCTAAGCAAAAGAAGCAGAAGCTATTTGACATTTTAACAAGTCAGAAACATTTTAAGCCGCCTGTTGTAATATATGTCGGCTCCAGACTTGGGGCCGATCTCCTGGCAAATGCAATTACAGTTGTGACAGGAGTTAATGCTGTTTCAATTCACGGCGAGAAGTCTATGACTGAAAGGAGAGAAATAATGCAGTCCTTTATGGTGGGTGAGTTCCCAGTGGTTGTGGCTACCGGAGTTTTGGGTAGGGGGGTTGATCTATTGGGTGTAAGACAAGTAATTGTATTCGACATGCCTAATTCCATCAAGGAATATGTACATCAAATAGGAAGGGCTTCTAGAATGGGAGAGGAAGGTCAAGCTATAGTTTTTGTGAATGACGAGAATAAGAATGTTTTTGCAGAATTAGTTGATGTACTAAGGTCTGGTCAAGCGGCCGTACCTCGGGAGCTTATCAATTCACAACATACCACAAGATTTTTCTCTGGGGGAAATGGTTCAAAGAAGAGAAAGCATAGATGA